The stretch of DNA GGAAGATAAATGCTGCTAAACAAATTTTACAATAATCTCGTGCGTAATTTTCTTTTCTTCAGCATATGAAAATTGAATGCCAAGTGCAACAAACTTTTAACACATTTGATAGACTGATGAAAGAAAATCCTCttctaaaattaaaaaaaatacatttcGGAACGTTTTTGCAACTTTACCTCAAATTTAGCCACTATGTAAcattaaaaaattatattataagcAAACAAACATACCATATGGTGAGAGGCTTCATGTTCCTGTTTCAAAATTGGTTAAGACtactattttctttttctaacGAAACATATATTGTATCAAAATATTAATGCTATAAAGTCAGCATAAAATTATATACCAGTTCCAGATTGTGCATGTTGATTAACTTCAAGACTTttgcaaaagagaagaaaagccATATGTTGAATAGTAAATGAATTCTCAAAACCACAGGCATAGGTTTCCTTCACAAGATTTTCTTGCAAACCCATGTATCTAAGCTGCTGTAAACCTCATCATATGATGTGAACAATTCTTGTTCTATCCCGAGGCTCTTTGGTGCTGCAAGCTGGCCATGACTGATACCCAAGCAATATATTAAAGGGAGACTGAATACTTGAAAAGATTTGAGGATGATAGTTTTTAGGGACTGTTGCTTTGTCCAAAAAGTGCTCAGATATACTATATCGCAGAGTTCAGGAACCCAACATGAGAGAGGCAGAGAACTACCAAAAGCTGTTGATACAATAAAATAACTTCATGCTTAAGAGATGAACAATGATTTATGTACTAAAGGACACCTTCGAAATATTTCATATGGTTTCAATCATGTACCTCAATCTTCATTGGTCTCGACAGTTCCACTTTAGTCACTGCTATCTGCAACTCCTCTACAAGTTACATACGATACAAAGAATTCTTATAAACATAAAATCACTTTTAAAACTGTAAATACTTGCACATATAAGAATTCATACGCATTAAAAATTTTATCCCACAATTACAAGTGTCTACAGGAAGGTAAAGAAACAATTGTCATATTAGAGTTAGGTACTCAAATAATAGAGCCATAGTAGATGGATTCTCTATCGACGGTTCAcaaattttttagaaaaataatcaatcacatagtcattcacaaagtattatattattttacacatatactgTAACTTGCAAGTTAAGTCATTCTCTTTCAATAAAAGAAAATTCAATTCACATCCAAGTTCTTCATAAAAAATGACATAGTAATTCGTGAAGCAATCAAGATAATGATATTGCATTCAAACTTCAAAAACATACAAATACTACTGTCGTAAATTTTGGGTTAACCAAACTCTGTTTTAATTagcaaaataattatttaacaaATGAACTCAGTAACATAGTATTCAATAGTTTTCAAATCAAGGATCATAGGCAGAAAATGAGAAATttactcctaaaaattaaaatagaCAAGCATCCTAACAAATCAGATATTTTCAATTAAGTTTTTTCAAGGAAAAATGCCTCCATCTCTCATTACTGATCTAAAAAAGAACATGACTCAGCATGAGTAATGTCAGTAAATGCACATTAAAAGAGATCAATCATGTTTTCAAATTGGATGGTAGACCGAAAATTAAAATTCTAAGTTGATACCCTTGAAAAGCGAATATGATGCCCATTTTAGCTATTCGATAATATTGGTCTTACAAATCATTGCAAGAATGATATTTTTATATTACTCATTTGACAAAGCATAATTTCTATTACAATAAACCAACTGTAATGCAAACGTCATTTAACAGACAGAAAATCACTATAAAATACTTATGAGTTCTCGCTCAAAATTGAGTTAGATATGTTAAATGAATAAAAAGATGTAATCTCCAGATTAATCAtcatttaagaaataaaataaacacaTCAGAAAATACATTAGTATAACATAATCAGCCACTGTCACATGAGATTTGATGAATATCTTCTTGCAATAGGCAGAAGCAAAGCCGAAAGAGATGAACAGAACCAGTGGAAGAAGCAGAGATGCAAAGGGAACACAACCGATTATCGAAAAATCAGTCTTAAAGgataaaagaaaagtaaaatagttattattattattatattaggCACTGATATATACCTAAAATATTCTTCCCATTCTTAAAAATTGACAGAATAATATCTTGACAAAGATTTTTCTATCACCGCCTCATAGTTAAAGAAAAATTATTTGATTCATAATCAACATAAAAATATGCTGCAAAATGTGGGAAGAAATACACTATTTAGCCTCTTTTTTTAATATTTCTCTACCCCTATTCAGCATGTCTTTTCTCTTCAACAAAAGTTCATagcaaacaaaaaaggaaaaaaactgcAATTTACCTTACCATCATCTTTACACATCAGATTTTTCCTCCTTTTATATCTTCTCCTGAATTCTCAACCATTCTAAGGCCTGAGATAGACAAATAGAAATAGGAATTTAATACAGAGATATATGAAGACAAAGACTCTGTTCATTGTTGATTTATATGAAGACAAAGACTCTGTTCATTGTTGATTTATGTCCGCTAGAATTTAATGCGTGAGAATTATTTCGAAACGGTTCCCTGAGAATTTTGAGTGAGTGATGCCTTTTCTGTAACCGAGCCTTTAGTTTTTGGCGGAATAATAAGACAGGAAAGCCCTTAAAACTGATATAATAGATAAACCCATTTCCTGTTCAATGACAGATGCCACGTCACTTTTAAGGGCCCTCaattatatagatatatagattctTGAGCAATTTTAATCCTTTAAATTTTGCCAAAAGCGTGCATCTTTTTCCCGTTAAATATGAGTTGTAAACTAAACAAGTGTTCGCTTTTAAATTGGATACACTGATACAGATTTTTTTCCAGTAATACTCCTGGCTATATAAAATCTTattcaatcttcctcctcttgacCAGCAAGCTATAGCTTGTCAAATCTCTCAACAATAAAATACTGCAATTCCTCACTTTGCAACCCACTTTTATGGCTAAATTGGCCACATTAATCAGAGGAAATGGTACAAAATAACTGGTTACAATTTAAAGAAAATAACTCTGTAAACATCTCCTGTTTTTGTATCATTCATCTTCTACGTCTTAACATAAAGATCTCGTGTGATGGCCACCATATGAATGCATCTGTGCATCACTTAACCCCTGTTAGAATGCGCCGGCCTTCGCTTAAAAACCAAGAGTCTTGTCAGACCTTGATATTATTTCAAGAATCAAGAGAATACTAGGCATCAACATTGGCAAATCAAAAAGATTTCATGAATGCATTTCAGTTCATGCTTATGGCTCAATTGTAATACAAACTGATTTCATGGCAGGCCCATGAATAATATCCATCGTAGAATCTCCACTGCCTGTCGCCTAATGTCATCATCCCCTCAGAGAAAAAATGCTGCTAATGTTTACTGCATCATTGTAGTTTCTCTGCTTTGCACTCTTTTACTCTCGCCCTTATCCTGTCCACTTTGACCGATCGCGAACAGTcatttgataaaaaaaaatccAATGAACTTCCACCCTATTATGTTGCATGTATCCTATAATCATTGCTGTTTGTTCACCAACCTTTCCACATGGCATTTCATCCAATAAATCCCTTGTTCCTTGTGCTTTCCGGACCAATAGTTGGACATGCAGAAACTAAGAAATATGCAGACTTTTCCATAAATAGTTCTAGCCTGGAATCACAAGTTTATGATAGAGAGAAGTTGACAGTGTGTGCTCTCGTCATATTTCCAATAGGAGCTTGTGAGGGCAAAACAATTAGAATCATAACAAATAACAGAGAGTGCTGATGCTTATGTCACACTATCCAGCTACTATAACCATCTCTCAAGAATCAAAGGCTTCTGCAGCCAATTTGTTTCTAAGACTGTATCTTTAGTTGTTGGATGTCATTGTAAACGGTTCTTGAAATCAGACCTCTTTGCACCACATTACTCCAAAACATATCCAAAAGGCTATTCTCATCAGAGTACGAAGCATTAAAACTTTTGTAGATTTTGAGAGTTATCATTAGCCTTCTTCTGTACATCTCGTCTAACAAATATGAAGCAGCATCAAGCTTCCCTACTTTAAAATAAGCATATGCAAGAGTAGCATATACTAGACTATCTCCAAGCACTCCCTTTGTTTGCATAATGTGGAAAACCTTTTCAGCACTATCAATTCTACCTCTCTTGCACAGCCTCCTTACTATTGCCCTATAAAAGGATAAGTCAACAAGATAACCTCTTCTTATAAACTCATCTATCAATGAGAGAACTGCTATATCATTATTCTGGTGGCAGTAAACATCCACAAGCCAGGAATACGAGTAATAACTGGGAGAAAGTCCAACACTAACCATGTTGAATAAAATTTCTTTGGCCCCATCCATATCCTTTGCCTTACAAAATCCATTAATCATAGCATTGTAAGTGAAGCGGTCAGGTTTTAGACCAGCTTCCAGCatcttatttttcactttcagaGCAGATCTCATGTCCCCGATCTTGCAGTAACCATTAATCAAAGTGTTGCATGTCACATTATCAGGTACAACTTTCTTCTCGTTCATCTCATTTAATAGTATATTTGCATCCTTCATCTGACCTTCTTCACACAATTTCCGTAGAATTGAGTTGTAAGTGACAACTCCTGGATACAAACCCTTTGCCTCCATTGCATCTCTCAATCTCAAAGCTTCAGTAACGCTGTTGGCTCTGCAATAGCCATCTATCAATGTAGTGTAAGTAaccaggttagcggttgcgtctTTAATTTCCTTGAAAAGCCTCAAAGCCTCCCTCATCCTCCCTTCCCTACAGTAACTGTAAATTAAGGAATTATAGGTTACAATATCAGGACATACTCCTGCTCTTTCCATCCTATCCTGCACGCACAAAGCTTCATAATGCATGCCTTTCCTACAGTACAATGATATCAATGTGTTATATGTGTAAAGGTCAGGAAGTGTAGCTTTAAACTCCATTTCTCTCAACAAATCTTCAGCCTGCTCTACATCACCAGACTTACAACAGGCATGCATAAGCACATTGTAGATATATATATTTGGAACCGCCCCCATTTTTTGCATCTTTTTGTAAGTTTTCCATAAAGTATCAGTCAACCCATCCTTCACCAATGAATTCAGAAGGGTAGTACAAGCATGTGTATGGAGCATAAGCTTACAAACCCTCATATGCTCAAAAACTTGAATTGCATCATGAGGTAGCTTTGAATTAGCATAGAAAATAACCAACCAACTTAAAAGATGCGAGTTCACATCCTTGTCCTGATTGGAGGACACAAGGGCATTCAGAACTGTCGGCGATGATAAAAAGTCTTTACGTGCCACCTTCTGAAGCATATCTTGTGCAGTTTTGAAGTGTTTTTGTTTGGTGAGTATGTAAATCATAGTCCAAGAAGATTGCAAAGAATGGTTGTAATTGGGAACTGATTCAGCCCACTTAAAGAATGACCATGAACGGGAGAAACAATATTGTGATATATCAAGAAGGGCTTGACTAATAGTGGTGGAAGTCACAAATGAACCGATTTTAGGCTTCAAAAGATTGTCCCAGTTTCCCTTGAGGACAGCTGCAGCAACAGCTTTGACCATTTCACTTTCAACATTTGCACGAACCAGGCTGGCCATGGATAATAAAGATAAGGAATCAACCCAAAGTTCAACACCCACTGATTTCCAAGGTTTCTTGCAGTTTTTGCTCAAATCATTATGCGATTCAAAGATGCGGAAAAAAATTATTGAGTACCGATTCTCGACTTTAGTGTATATCAGTCATCAGACTCATCGATGATTGCTGCAAAAGTAACATAATGACCATAGAGAGAAGATAACTTCAGAGTAAGAACTCAGATATGGTAAACAAAAAGTTACTAGTAACTACCAAAAAGGAAGACATAAACAGAAAAGCAAGCATTGTAACGATATAATGAATTCAAAGCCTGCATCTAAAAGGACAACGGCCTACGCCAACCCATTGAACAAAAATGGCTTTTTTTGGTACAAAGAAACGGCCCATGCTATAAGTATAGATATGTTCATATAGCTCCTAGCACCTATTTCTGTCCACCTATAACTGGTTGGTTACGCTGGTAAGTTTCCGTGAAAACAAACTACTGGAAGTCGATTGGCGCTTGATTTATGCGCTATTCGCTAGAGCCTATCAAATTTCCTCCAAAGCAACTTCCGCATATAGATGTCTAGCCAGCATTTGGTTCACCAACCAATTCTTCAGACACAAAACAAATGCCTTACACCTAATCCACTAATATGCTTATACATGCACACACACACGCATACACACACATatctttgttttcttcttttctattttattATCCAAAAGTAAATGGCTGAAAAGTTCTTCCAGCAATTAAAAGTGACCCTTATTTTAGGTCCTACACTACAATTTCTAACTATTAACTTACAGAATTTCTATTCATCTGGAGTCCTAAAATTCTTCTAGCTGTTCTGGACCAATGTCCTTAGGAATTGgacatgtgaatatatatatatatatatatatatatatgactgcAAAATTCAAATTAGGAAAATCATAAAGTACCAATAAAGATTGAATTTTGAGGCTCTGTTTTATAAACTAAGAACTAAGGAGTAGATACACAGATCACTGTAACAAAAATTCAAGAATTCGGATTCTGCCATTAAAGCCAATTAAAGAAAGGAATTAGGGTTTTTGTCATGATAAAGCTAAGAAAGCAGAAAATGTAGAGAGAGAAAGTTACCTGCAGTTTGATTTCGCCggagaaaagagagagagagtgatGAATCGTTCGAAATCATTCCGAGTTCGAGTACACTTTTGGTTGCTATAGTCACACTCACACGAGTAGTACATAGCTAAGTAATTTTTTTATAAGGTACATgactaataaatttaaaataaataaataattaataactaaattTAGCTTATTATTGAACAAATTGATAGTCTGTTTggccaaattttattttgggccaaaagtgctttttttggccaaaagtatttttggacaaaaattgaggtgtttggtgAAGTTTTTAGATagaaaaaaatgcttttgaatAGAAGTAGAAGTAGTTtgtgagaagcagaaaaaagtaactTCTCTCTAAAAACACTTTTTTGAGAAACACTTTTGataaaatatacttagaagcaatTTTCAAAagattggccaaacactaattactactcaaaagtgcttttcaaattaattagccaaacacaaactgtttctcaccaaaaatacttttttgaaaagtactattgaaaaagcacttctcaaaataagctgattttagaagcttgaccAAACAAGCTATGATTATGGGTTAAGTTGTCCTCAATTTTCGGGGAAGTGCACATATAGTCAAATTTGGGACCCCATGTAGAGGTAGTTTGGTACGATGGATAAGCAAAGATAATCATGCAATAAAAATTTAGTACTGTCTTATCTTTGTTTGGTTATTAATCTTATAATTAAAAATAGTATTGGATAACTTATACATGTCAGTAATCACAAGATAAAAGCAATAACATTGACAATCTCAAGATTAATACAACATATCAAAcaatcaataaaaaataatatcagaCTAATTAATCCTAGCATAACTAATCTCAACATAATTTATctttcaaaccaaacgaccccttaagaCATACATAGTCCAAGTTATAAAATTTGGTAGGTTCAACCATTTCGAAATCAACTTTAGACATACACATTTGAAGTTGCAAAAATTTGTGTTTGTCAATTTAGACATTTATGTCTGAAGTTTAGCTTGATACTCTACCAACTTCTAACATTTATTTATGCCTAAAGTTTATCTTGACAATTTACCCGTTTCTAATATTTATTTATGCTTGAAGTTTAGCTTGACATTCTATCAACTTTCAGACATCTATTCCTAAAGTTTATAAAATTGAGATGCAAATATTGTAAATAA from Nicotiana tomentosiformis chromosome 11, ASM39032v3, whole genome shotgun sequence encodes:
- the LOC104098125 gene encoding pentatricopeptide repeat-containing protein At5g38730 produces the protein MASLVRANVESEMVKAVAAAVLKGNWDNLLKPKIGSFVTSTTISQALLDISQYCFSRSWSFFKWAESVPNYNHSLQSSWTMIYILTKQKHFKTAQDMLQKVARKDFLSSPTVLNALVSSNQDKDVNSHLLSWLVIFYANSKLPHDAIQVFEHMRVCKLMLHTHACTTLLNSLVKDGLTDTLWKTYKKMQKMGAVPNIYIYNVLMHACCKSGDVEQAEDLLREMEFKATLPDLYTYNTLISLYCRKGMHYEALCVQDRMERAGVCPDIVTYNSLIYSYCREGRMREALRLFKEIKDATANLVTYTTLIDGYCRANSVTEALRLRDAMEAKGLYPGVVTYNSILRKLCEEGQMKDANILLNEMNEKKVVPDNVTCNTLINGYCKIGDMRSALKVKNKMLEAGLKPDRFTYNAMINGFCKAKDMDGAKEILFNMVSVGLSPSYYSYSWLVDVYCHQNNDIAVLSLIDEFIRRGYLVDLSFYRAIVRRLCKRGRIDSAEKVFHIMQTKGVLGDSLVYATLAYAYFKVGKLDAASYLLDEMYRRRLMITLKIYKSFNASYSDENSLLDMFWSNVVQRGLISRTVYNDIQQLKIQS